The Setaria viridis chromosome 2, Setaria_viridis_v4.0, whole genome shotgun sequence DNA window GGCCGGGGATCTCAAAgaggacgcggccgtggcggcagtCGAGGATGCGCCAGCCGTCGCAATCATCGAGCGCCCGCTGGGGGAATGGGGAGCGTGTTACGGTGGGGACGAAGCGGGGCACGGTGCCCAAGCCGCCGATGGTGTAGTGTTCGTGGAGGAAGCCGAGCAGGGGCGGCGCCCGGTGGAAGGCGCGGTAGCGGCGCCCGAAGGCGgggtcggcgaggaggcggcgccagGCCTTGCAGACGAGGGAGGCGCGCGGGGTCGTCCGGCGGGACGCGGAGGAGGATCTCCCCGACGAGATCGGCCATCAGGtccggcggcgggcacggcggcgccaTGCGCGCTAGTGGGCGGCGGAGCTAAGCGAGGGTTTGGGTGGGGAACCGGGGAACGGCGAGGGGGAGAAATGAGTCAAATGACGGAGCCGGAGAGGAAAGCCAAGGAGTGGTTGGGTTTGGTCTGGCAATTGCCGGCCCGGTGCGTATCGTGCTGGGCCGGGCTGGCACGAGCTGCGAGCTAGAGGAGCCCACCAGGCACGACGGGCCTCTCATCGTGCCAAGGCCCCGTTAGTGGTCAGGTGGGCTTGCCTTTATGTGGGCTAGTGAGTGCTGTTGGGCTGATGTTGTTGGTGGGCTATTGCTGTTACAGTTTGCGGAGATGCATTTAGTAGGCCTGAAAACAACCGAGCCTTTTCGGCTCTCGGGTAGGAGGGTGAGATTGGAAAACACTGCCGCACCAAGATTCCGGCGATCCCCACCGTCTCCGGCGGCAGGTAAGGTTCCCCTCCCCCCCGCCCCAAAAAAAATCTTGCGGTGCGCGCGTGTTCATCGCCTCATGGCTGACACCCGTCTGTTTCCCTCTCCGTTCGCAGCGGCATGGAGCGCCCGAAGAAGAGCGGCGCGGTGGCTGGCCTCCCCGACGACCCCCTCGTGGAGGTCCTCTCCCGCGTCCCCGCCAAGGATCTCCACCGATCCAAATGCGTCTCCAAAGGCTGGCGTGACCTCATCGCCGACCCCCTCCACCGCAAGAAGCTCCCCCGAACCCTACAAGGGTTTTTCCACGCCTGGGATTTCATCAATCTGCTCGGGGGATCCCGGCCTCCCGTCGACCCTTCCTTCGCCTTCCTAAAGAAGCTGCCCGGCATCGGCAACATCTGTCTCAGGGATTCCTGCAATGGCCTCCTCCTCTTTAGGCACTTCACCAGTGGCACGATCAGCTACGTTGTGTGCAACCCCGCGACAGAGCAATGGGCGGCCGTGCCCAGCGAGCACACTCCGGCGGACTATCATATGCGAGTGAGAAACACCTATTTGGTATTCGATCCGGCTGTCTCCTCCCATTTCCAGTTGGTCACCATCTGTGCAGAGGAGGGGAGCCTGGCAACAGTGCACATCTACTCCTCAAAAACAGGGGTGTGGAAGCACAGCCAGACTGACTGGGCTGAAGAAGAAAAGCAGCTAGGGCTTTGGAAAGGGCCGAATCCTCAGATCAATGGCAGGGTCCGTGGTGCTCCCTTTTTTAATGGCCTGCTGTATGTTATGTTGAATAATTATCAGATTGCTAAGGTGGATGTGGAAGGGAAGACACGAGGGATCATCCCGGCGCCATCTTCGATGAATAGTCTAGGTGCTTACTACGGTCCACCTTTCATTGGTCAATCCCAAGGGCACCTATATTGCATCCATGAACCACCCAGTCAGGTTTATACAAGAGATTCCAATGATGGTCGTGATCTACTGTCAATCTGGGTTCTTGACTATGATACACAAAAATGGGCACTTAAGCACAGGGTGAGCCGTACTCATCTGTTTGGGAGCAGATTTTACACAAGCGATTGTGACTACAATGTGGTTGCCATTCATCCAGACAGCAATATGGTATTCATTTTTCTGAACTGGAAACGGCAGCTGATATCATATAGCTTGGATAGCAAGGAAGTGCATGCTCTTGGCACACTTGAACAAGACCCTGGATGGTTTGTTCCGTATGTTCCCTGCTTCTTGGATTTCTTATCAGTGGTAGAGCATGAAGAGAAACTAAAGGGGCCTGGCGAGCAAAGCGCAGAGGATGTCGCGAGGGTAGGTGGTGGTGGCCAGTGATAGCTCAGGGTGGAGAGCACAGAGGCCGGCAAAGAGAATCCTGTGGCAGCTACTGAGCTCATGTGGTCGTTCTAGCATCCACAAGCTTTTGTATTTGCTTAAGAAATGGGCTATCTGCTAGTGCACTTATCTACCAGGTTCTTCACTACTTCACTAGTTTTGTTTGGGAAATGGGCACCTCGGCCCCTTTCGACCACAACTATGCTTCATCACCGCTTCTTATCTAATTAATATTTAATACTGCAAGTCAGTTGGGCTCCTTCAAGAAAAACACTGAAAGCTGGCAGCTAGCCAATAGAGCGTTGAGACATACATGTAAGCTAGCTTTACATGTACCAGTTGTCCCAATGGATGCAGTCCTCCCAAGTTGTCCGACTTAGATGTTTTGCATTCAAATAATATGTTTCAAATGTACCTCTGGTGTTCCCAGAACTGCAATTATCTTTGATGACGAGATCTTTTTGGTTTCCTTTCATGTTGCTAGCGAGTATGTAtatatttcttttccttctttctggTATATATGTTTATTTATTCTTAAGTAATAATTGTAGCTTCCACCTTCAAATTAGTTTGCCAACAATGCTTGGTGTTGATTGTTGAATGCTCAAAACTGGAAAATATGGAGGATAGATGAGGATTGAGTCGAGTTGATCTGATCTGTGGTGTACCCGCATCTATCTGTTTTTGTCCTCGTCTCTCACTCTCTCTTCTAGGATCGATCCTCAGTATGCCGTGATAAATTTATGCGATTTGCGTCTACCTTTTGAGAAGGTTGAATATTTGAATCTAGTTTTTCTCTTTTAATTGTGTGTTTGCTGGATGAGAGATGAGTTCATCACCGGAGCCGTTCTGAAGGTGTTGTCGTCATCTGGAACTCCAGTGATTGGAATAGAATTCTCCACACTGCTTATCCTGACTCACTTTACTGGATAAATTACTGCTTATCCTGACTCACTTTACACTGTAGCTGTGTGATGCTGTTTACCATTTCTATGAACATCTGCACAACTGCACTTTTCAGTTTAGCATGTCTTAGTTGCCTTCCCTTTTTCAAGAGTTAGCCTTCTTTTCAGTGTGATTCTGGTACCCTGCATATCTGATTATGTGTTCACCTTGaatccaaaatattgacttgGCAGTCATTTTCTTTTGAAGCATTAGCTGACCGCGCCAGTATTAAGTGTGTGGACCCCGGCAGCAAGAACCGAAGGATAGTAACTGAACATTCTGTGTAACGCATGCAGCCTGCAACGTGATTCCGCCATTCTGGATTGTGATGGTTTCCAAGCCGAGCTGTTTGTTCCTGCACCTTTGCTTCCTGAAACTGTGCCCGTATCGAGGTCATCACAGTTTCAGAAGTACCTTTGCTGTTGTTCCTGCACCTTTTGATTGTATCTCGGCTCGGCATAAAAGACAAAACCTTtgcgccacccccccccccccccccccccccccccccccccccccttttctGCAGCTGAGAAAGGTGCTTTTAGCTGGAGGCGTTGCTGTTTTCTTTGCAGGAAGGAATTGGCGTGAAACCATTACCGTGTTCATCAGTGGAGCAGGTACGTTCTGAAGTTGTTACCAATCAGTGATTGGAGATTCGGAGTAGAACTGATGGTTGGGCACACAAGATTTCTGCTTCGTGAAGTGGATAGAGCACTGCTTGTATACTCTGTCCCAGCTTACTACTGCAGCTCTGTAATCCTGCTGAGTACTCACAACTGGCTACCTTGCAGAGTCTCCGTTTTCTGGCCGCcgttagtttttctttttctttttcggaGAGCCGTGTGTATTCAGCTCGGCTTGGATTTAAAATTGTGACCTGACGATCATTTCATTTGCTAATGCAGTCAATTTCATCATACAGGTTCAGAAAAAATAGTGGTATGAATCCCGGCTGAAAGGTTGCATGTGTCCCTCCCTGGTCGTGGGCCGCCATGGCTGTTTATTTAGAAATAAAACCTGCAGTGCAGAGCTGCGGACGGCAGGCAGGCTAATCCTGTTGGATCCGTTTCGAAAAATTCTGCTACTGGATTTGATCCGATTCCGCGTtgaggaaggaggaggattcGGTTTGTGGCCATCGACTAACAGCAGGCAGAGGAGCCTGTCGGGGTGCAGGTGCAGATGCGCGCGCGGTTTGGGGACCAGGCTTGTTCGATCTCGATCCGATGCACATGGCGCGTATTCAAAGCCCCGCTGGTACGGCGGATGGGGACGTGCCCGCGAGTTGGTTCTAGCCTTCCTTCTAGGTCGCCTACCCTGCCGCCCCTGCGTCCGAAG harbors:
- the LOC117842585 gene encoding F-box protein At5g07610, which gives rise to MERPKKSGAVAGLPDDPLVEVLSRVPAKDLHRSKCVSKGWRDLIADPLHRKKLPRTLQGFFHAWDFINLLGGSRPPVDPSFAFLKKLPGIGNICLRDSCNGLLLFRHFTSGTISYVVCNPATEQWAAVPSEHTPADYHMRVRNTYLVFDPAVSSHFQLVTICAEEGSLATVHIYSSKTGVWKHSQTDWAEEEKQLGLWKGPNPQINGRVRGAPFFNGLLYVMLNNYQIAKVDVEGKTRGIIPAPSSMNSLGAYYGPPFIGQSQGHLYCIHEPPSQVYTRDSNDGRDLLSIWVLDYDTQKWALKHRVSRTHLFGSRFYTSDCDYNVVAIHPDSNMVFIFLNWKRQLISYSLDSKEVHALGTLEQDPGWFVPYVPCFLDFLSVVEHEEKLKGPGEQSAEDVARVGGGGQ